Genomic segment of Eremothecium sinecaudum strain ATCC 58844 chromosome VIII, complete sequence:
AGGTATACTGTATTCAAGGAGTATTTCTTACTTTGTGTAGATTATAAATAATTGTAAATATAAATAGGTATAGAAATAATAAAGCCATTGATAGCTTCGAAGATATTAAGAATATTGACAGGTTATCACTTCGTTTGTTAAATGACAAAGCTATTATAGGTTCAATAACAAGTTATTATTTCTATACGACAGGTGGCTTCAATGCAATGTATACCTTCTCTTGAAAGTAATGGTAATGTTACTCTAGCTTCATGAGCCCTTTCAAGTTTTCATAACACAAATAACTAATGGAGACTGCTGGACAAACTTTAGCTAAAGTTGGCAATAGACCCTTGTACAATCCTTGATACCCTTCTCTTTGAACGGTCTTTACAAAAACATCTCTAAATCCTTCATACCGATGTGGATGAGCAAATGTACCTTGAGCTTGCAGTCTCGTTCTTAGCAAATTAATTGGATACACAACCGTGGCACCAACTGTCCCACTGAATGCACCCATCGGCAGGACAACTAAATTGCTTAGAGAAACTTCATCCTCATTGATATTTAATTTAGTTGATTGATGTTTGATGTAAGCGGCTTTCAATGCTGAGAACGTTCCGAGATCCAATGCAGCATATGGGAACACGCCCATTATCCCAACTAAAAAACCTCTATAGAAGGCTCTAAGTCCTCCTTCAAGGTATATATCCTTCGCAGTTTTCATAAGAAGTGGTGTACCTTTCATAGTTTTAGATAATGGTGCACACTGGATGCGAAATTTCAACGTGTCAATAGGATATGCAGCGAACTGTGCCATGATACCACCAATACCTCCTGCTACGTAGGTATTAAATCTTGATAGCTCACTAGGATCTTTAACTCCCGAAAGGGGGGCTAAAAGCTTCTTTGCTAGTTCAAAAGAACCGAATTTAATTGCTGACTCTGGAAACACTTTTATTGCATTTAAACCATTTCCCACATAAAACGCACGTAAACCACCTTGTTTATATAACGATAACGCAGCCTTTATGATGGGTGAGCGTATCTTAGAAATATCGGCCCTCGGATTATGGTGGACCAGTGACTCTTTCGAATTCAGTAACGTTGAAGCCAGATCCGTTCTGGCAATAAGAAAAACTTTGATTCTGTCCAGAGGAGCAGTACAAGTACGAGATATGACACCTGCAAACCCTCCTGCCAAAAAGTAGCCAAATCCTTTAATAAAGTCATTTATGAGCGTCATATCACCCTCTGAGGACAAATCCACATCTTCTTTAAATAAGTAGAAATACGAATAAGCAGTGTTTAATCTGGAGCCTTGTTTCCGGGGCATCAGTAGTAGAAAATCCCTCCATTGATCGTATGTAATATAGCCATTGCTACTATCAACTTGTGTCTTAGGGGACTTACGCTGTAAAAACGCCCATTGAATAAACTGGGTGAACCTGTTGCTAGTCTTTCCATCAACATACGCTACCCGCGCATGCTCTAGATAGTTTGATATTTCTTCCGCACATATCTTACCATCCGAGTCCTTGTCTATCTGTTCGAATCCCTGCTTGATTTGATTCTCGGCAACATCCATATAACGTCGGAAATCCTCTATATCTACAAACGAATCCTTGTTCCAATCAAGTGCTTTAAACAGACACTCTACAGCCTCACGATTTTGACGCAAAGGATGATCCAATAAATTCAAAGCACTTTGAAGCGTATCCAGGTCTACCTTTCCCGTACCATTAATATCCAATCTTGCAAACAGTGCATTTTGGCGCTCTCGTTTTCGTTCTAAACTTTCTTCCGGTATACCCATGCTTCAAGCCCAACTCGTTAACTTCCCAGACTTATGCTCCTGCAACTTTACAGTCCTTCACTATCAACCAACGTCTTACACCTAGTTTAAACAATTATACGCAATCCTTTGTTGCCCTCCTTAGAGAATATTAAGTATATTGTACCAAACTTCTGAGATGGCTATATTATAAACACTTGGTCAAGTATTTTACAGCGAAAAGAAAAGCCGTCGGCGCTCCACGTTCGCTACCAATAATGCAAAACAAGCAAACTCTTCAAAAAAAAACTGACTAAATAATAGAAGAAAACGTATCGAATAGGATTGGAGAAACATCCGACCACTGTCTCTTATAATATCAACTTCTCTACTGTACTTTATTAAGAATATCAACTGTCACTATATACGAAATGATACCAAGGGCCTTTGAGGCCACAAGAGGCCAAAACTGAACAGTTTTTATCATCTTAATCCCGAATGGCAGTGCTTTGAACTGGAATTGTATTGCTCTGGTCCTTCTCATATAAAGCGTTTCTACTAACAACCGCGGCACTATCTGCGCCGCCCTGACAAAGTTTTCACCTCATCGAAAACATTTTCCATTGTTTAAACAAACTCATCGCAATATACAAAGCGTACCTTAGAGAAGAGTTTATGGTCATATATACTGTTCAATCGGTATTGGTAAAACTATGTTAACGTTCCCGCGTATTATTTCAAAAGATTTCTGTGCTAAAAGGTTGCAAGGCGTTATCAGAGCTAAAAGTTCACTCAGAAACTTAGATAGCAATGAAGCTCAGTCAAAAACGGCTGTGCATCAGCCAGATGCCCAAGCCACTACTATGTGTGATGGGTACGAATTCTCCCGACTATTAATGGACTGGAAATCTACAGTTGGTGAAGGTTATAAGGCCACTTGGTTAAACGCTTTGGAAGAGCGTAAGAAACAGGCGGCAAATGGTAATATCATTGATTCTTATCTGTACAAGAATGTTAAACACAATGAAATTGTTTCAAAGAACCAGAGACAGTCGTTCTCTTACTTAAAGCTTCCTTTTAAGGATGATCCTATTACTGCAGACTTCTACTGTAATGCAGCTGGGCGGATGCGTATGGGTCAAATTTTCCAGGATTTGGATGCTTTGGCAGGAAGAATTGCATACCGTCATGTTTTTCCTGCAGAGCCTATCATCGTTACAGCTTCTGTTGATCGTATTTACATGTTGAAGAATTTGGAAAGTATCAAAGATTTCAATTTGGTGTTGTCAGGGGCAGTTGTGTGGTCAGGACGCTCCTCCATGGAAATTGAAATCAAGGCACACGCCCTTAATGGTAAGATCCCTGATACAGTTACACAAGAAAATCTCCAGGACAAAGACTTAATTTTGTCGGCTTGGTTCACATTTGTTGCGAAAGATCCTGAAACTCGCAAGTCGTTCATGATTAATAAGTTGATTCCTTCCACCAATAAGGAGCTGGTTGACTTCAGTTATGCTGATAATCGTAATTCAAGAAAGAGGTTAAGAGCATCAAAAGCTAATTTGTATCTCCACTCCCCATACCCAAGTGAGTCCAATATGATGCACAGAATTTGGACCGCCTCAAATGAAATTGCAGCAATGAAACCAAAACCTAAGAACATCGTTTTCATGAAAGACACTAACATGAAGTCTACCATGTTTATGCAGCCACAATACAGAAACAGGCATTCCTACATGATCTTCGGTGGTTATTTGATGAGACAAACATTCGAGTTAGCATACTGTGCTGCATCATCTGCTTCTCATACTTTACCACGTTTCCTCTGTTTGGACCAAACCACTTTCTGCGCTCCAGTTCCTGTGGGCTCGATCTTGCATATGGATGCTAAAGTTGTGTACACTGAGGATGTAAGACCTAAGGATGTATCCGAGACTTCACCAAGTAAAGTTGAGCATAAAACTGAGGCAGAAAAGAACACTTTCGCTAACTTGCAAGCACCACCATTTAACACTGTATCCGAGGACCCATCTTCCATCCTTTCAAGCCCAGGTACTTTGATCCAGGTTAAGGTTAGCACTCAAGTCCAAGAGTTGGCTTCTGAGAAGAAGACGCAGTCAGGTACATTTGTTTTCTCATTCTTTGCAGTTAAGGATTCTGTTAACCCAAGCGATCCTGTTAACAAGAATGTTGCAGACTCTTTCACTGTTGTTCCAGAAACTTATTCAGAAATGATTGAGTATCTCGACGGCAGAAGACGTACGGAGGACACAGTTTACCATACTGATGTGTTCAAGGGAATGAAGAACACttaaaaaattttaatCCACCGAAAGTGACGACTAGGAAACGAGGCAACAGTTTCTCGAAGCTTTCTCATCACTTGTAAATCGTTCGATTAGATAATATTCTTCACGCTTGATTGCTCTATATTTAGTGGTTTCGATATATATATTACGAAATAGCCACTAGTTGAATACCTAGAAAGCATAAAACTCATTAATAACATATAAATTCCTAAAACCCCTATTTGCAATGCATATCTATTACTAGTCTCTTTCGGGCTCTTGACCTATGGAGTCAACGTTATTGACATCAACACCACCTCTATTAACCAAATTCACCAACCGTTTGGTGTTACGCTTGCCTGTGTTAGACGGCCTGCCTGAGAATCCGTCATGGCTCTCTTTAGGCGTAAACTGGTAAGTGTCACCCTCTTTTACAGGAATAAAATCGGAACCACCGCTACTGCTGGAGATTCGCAGGTCGCAAATATCTGTGTCAGTATTGTAATTTTTACTATCGTGCACCTCGATTAGTGGTGTACGTGTAATAGGACTACTTGGCAATTGCCTATATTGTCTATTCTGTGCTGTGACAAACACAGAATCCCTTGATGGCAATGTAGACTTATTAGGATCATGTACTAAAACGTTAGTAGATTCAATTTCTGTGTTTAATAAATCTGCAGTGGTTACTGTTTGTAGAGACATATAGCTATCTCTTGGTCCAGATAGATTCTTTTGAAGCCCATTATTTTGTTTGGACATATGAGATGGGCATCTCCATGACTTGCGCTTTGAAGGTTCGTCATTATAGTACATTGTTGACTTTTGCTGGTCTCCCAACCCACTTGCGCTGTCAAGTTGACTACTTCCGGGGGTTACCATAACTGTAGTTGTAGTTGAATCAGACCCACTTTGTGGAACTGGAGCTACGCCACCGTTACCATATTCAGTTTTCTCATAGTTGAGAGAACTTCCAGAGGAATTGACTTCTAAATACATGGCATCTAGCATGGCCATTTTTTTAGCGCTTTCGATTGAGTTGGCCTCATCTGAAAAAGGATTTACAGCTTTCTCGTTAGAAGGTAGGCTCTCAGGGTAAGTGTCAAGAAAGGGGTTTGGATGATTCGCTGGGTTTCCAAGTTTCGGTGAACTTATAGGCTTCCTGTCTTTCTCAACATCACCCGCATTCCTTTTATCCTTAGCCTTCGATCGTCTCAATAGCATCAAGAGAACAAACAGCAATATAAGGACCGCTGGGATTGTGATACTACATGCAATTGCAATTGTATGACCAATATTAGAAGTTTTAGTCTCGGGTTTAGGTACTGTAGTTGGAGGACTTTGGACAATTGAAACTTGAGTTTCATCAGGACCGTTTACGCCTTTTATGTTGAAGTTCAATGATTGCTGTATACCATTTCTTTCCGCACGTAGTTGCACTACTATATTTGTGAAGTTCTGCGGTACCATTCCGTGGAAGGTCATGTTAGCATCCTGGAAACTTAACCAAGTAGCGTCAGAATATTCAGCCAAAACTTTAGTTTCTTGCCTGTTCTTGAATTGCGATGGGGATAAATAATATTCAAACCAAGATCCTCTAGTGGCATTCACGTCTGGTATTAAGCTTGTTGCAAATATTTCCTGCTTCGCTTTCACAGAAAAGTCCATATAGACAACGTTAGAGTATTGATCATAAATCGATATGGAAAAACTTGCTTCTGTAGATTCATCAGGAATTTTGCCCATGAGCTTATGGTCATCGTATTTCACCCAAGATGGAGCATTCTCAAGTTGTACTAACCTAATATCAGAATCTTGGATGGGGTTGCTATCCAAGTACACATTCTCAAAAGGAACTGGGTAGCTAAACGAGCCATCTTCAGCAACGTCAATAGCAAGTGTATTTAACAGTTTAGTAGTAAGCTGATGTGCCCCCACACTCAATTCGAACTTAAGCTCAACCCCAGCAAACCCTTCGAGATCGGATGCAATTAAAGTAAAAGAATAATCCAATTCTGGCGCAATATCGGAATTGACAGCAGGAGCAACACCACTAAACTTCAACCCACTCTCGTCAAATCTCAACCATGATGGCAAAGGAGCATGATATAGGGTAGAACGTCCGTAGAAAGCTTTAGGCTGCGCTGCGTCAGTTTCAGCTACAAATATATTCTTGTCAAAAGACAAATCAAACTTGTCACCAGAAGCCAACTTCAAAGCATCCTTACCGTTGGTTGGCCCATGGGTTCTCAAAACTTGGAGGAGGTCGAACGTGCTGTTCAACTGCGGTCCAGGATTCCTAGTTGCTACCAGCTGGTAAGACTTAACCAAAGTCTGCTGATCAGACTCGTCAGTGCCTTGTAGAGTAAAAGTAAAGTACTTAACATCCTCACCGTCCAGAAACTCCGGTCCAACAGTACCACTTAGTATGCGTTTCTCGCTGTCCCAAAATAGCCAATCTGGCCGATCAAAAGTCTCGTAGATTATCTGCGAGATGCCATTCTTAGATTTAAAAGTATCATTTGAAAGTTGCCAACTGAAAGGCTGTCCAACACGAGCAACGGCTGGAAATTGCGTCGATACAGGAAATGCTTCATAAGGTTCACACACTACCAAAGTTGTGACCAGCGTAATTAAAAGCAGAAGGCGCGACATGACAGGCCCTATATTATAACAGAAGGCCAATAGCATAAACTGCTTATGAGGAACAGTGATTAAGCAACTAACTTACTTATCGCCAAAGAAACTACGCTTACAAGGTTGTAGTTCTATGCCGGTCTGAATAAATTAATAACATTCTGTCCCGTTAGTTCTTATAATATGAAGTTAGCAGGCGACCAAATTGATCGCAGAGCCCCCAGATGCACAGAATACGGTCACCTCTCCCATAGGTAAGAATGATGGCCGTGGCACCAATACTTTTGCTCCTAATACGGAAACAATCAGCATTTTTCCTGTTATTCGCGAAATTTACCAGTTTGTATTTATAACGCGACTTCTGTTTTAGAAGCCAGTATTTACGCATACGAGGTTTTATAGGCAGGCAAAAACCTTATATCTGCCTATCGCTGCAGTTTTCGCGGATGAATACCAAGAATGAAGCGTACTGATGAGGATTAAAGGATATTATGGATATTACAGGCATGATTTGTAAGTTTATTGGCAGTTCGACGATCTGCTGGTCACATGATATGCAGATCTACCGGCTAAACGAGTCATGTGCTAATTGATGACGTAAAAGCTTCTGGGTTAACGGTCATGTGACATATATCACGTGAGCCTCTGAGCTGGCCTCTGGCATATATAGAGCTTGGCGTTGTGGCAGAAGGTCGCGGTCGGTGGCGAGTTGGTTGCTGTGCGGCGTTCTGCTTCTTAAAGTGCCTTAGTTGTGTGGCAGGGTAACGGCACTTAGCGATGCGTTTTGTTTCCGCCCCTTTTCAAACTTACAAGTAGAACAGCAGACGTGGGAGAGAGCAATTCGACGCTTGAAAGTATCGGTTATTCTGAGTTATCGTGGAGGTGTAGCTGAAATGCCCAAGTTAGAGCAGTTTGAGATCAAGAAGTATTGGCAAATCTTTACGGGATTGGTGCCTAAAGATAATAAGGTGACACATGATCAGGTTTTGCCAATTCTCCACAATTCCAAGCTAGACAGCTCCATTTTGAATAAGATATGGTTTCTTGCGGACattgatgatgacgatAACTTGGACTTTGAGGAGTTTGTGATTTGTATGCGATTGATTTTTGACATGGTTAACCACAATACGGATTCCGTTCCTGACCGGCTACCTGATTGGTTGATTCCTGGGTCGAAGGCGGACCTAGTGAAAAAACGGGAGTCAGCAAATGAACGAAGATCTGGGTCCTATGAGAGGTCTGATGCCGGCAACAGCTCACCCCCAGAGCTGGAATGGTATATTTCGCCGTCGGATAAAGTACGGTACGAGAGTCTTTATGAACAATGCCGTTCTTCATTGGACGGCGGGGTTACATTCTCTTCATTGTCATCTGTGGCTAATTCTCAGTTTCATAATGTTAGTTCCCGTGATATTGAGCAAGTGTGGAAGCTAGTAAATCCAAAGAACTTTTCAACTATAGACAAAGATCCTGTGCTCTACGTGCTACATATACTAAAACAGCGGAACGATATAGGAGTTAAGATACCAACTATTGTTCCAACTAGTCTCAATAATGTTTTTTCCAAAGAGCGTCAATCCACTGATTACCGTAGTGAAGGCCAAAGTCAAAAGTCAGACAGTTCTCAGCGCAACTCGGGGTCGGAAAGAACTGAGGGCAATAAAGAAAGTAACGATTCCGCAACTAAGGGCACTGACTGGGAGGTCTTGAGTCTTCAAAAAGAGCTTGCTAATTTGGAAAAAGAGCTTGCTGAAGCAGTTGCGAAGACGTCATCCATTAAGCAATCATCATCCAAATTCAAGTTAATACAATCACAATTTGAGGAGCTTTTGAAGTTTAAACAGCATCAAATTTCCAAAGCTTCCGACGCTCCATCCGCACTTAACTTAATTGGTTTAAACGATGACATCGATAGTCTTGAATCGCAGGTTTCGGTTTTGGAGCAGTACAGTGCCAATAGAAGGTCGGAATTGCAACAGTTACGTCAAGAAATTCACAACTTTAGGTAAAGCAAACTAAAGTAGATCAAAACTAAGATACAGACGGTTTTAATTGTGATATTCTTAAAGCGTACTAAGTCACAATAAGATGGCTTAAAAATGTTAAATCTTGTATTAAATACTTACATGTCTGTTACATATCGttaaatttttaaaaaattaatCTCTCTTTCTATCTTACATTTGGTTTCTGTTTGCAGTTCTTGGCTTGGCGCGTATAATATTATCCACTCTCAGTAACACTTCAGCTGCTTCTGATGCAGAACTAACAACAGCTTTTTTCAATTTATAGCTTTCCACAATTCCTAGTTCTTTCATGTCGGCAATCACACCGTTGTCTAGATCCAAACCACTGGTAGTCATACCGTTGTAAACAGCAGACCGCAACTTGGAAACTAATTCGCTGCTGTCAAAACCAGCGTTATCAGCCAAGATAGTTGGTAACTGCCTTAGAGCTCTTGCAAAAGCCTCCACTGCCAAAGACTTCTTTCCGTCCACGTTTTGGGCAACAGTATCGACTGCCTTGGACATAATCATTTCCGCGCAACCACCACCTAATAGTGTTCTTGGCTCTTTGGTGGTCTGAGATAAGACACATAGAGCGTCATGCAAAGATCTTTCTGCCTCATCAAGGACTTGTGAAGTAGCACCTCTTAGGACTACCGTACAAGCATTACTGACTTTACAGCCGCTAAACTTGGTAAAAGTTTCCTCTCCAATCATTACCTCTTCAATCAAGTTACACTCACCTAATTTGCAGTTTTCCGGGTTTTCGAAAGTCGAAACAACTTCACCTCCGGTTACCAAAGCCAATCTTTCTACACCTTCGAAATCTGCATGCTCGATGGAGTTGATTCCCATTTCTGTGAAAAGTTGCTCTGGATAATCGTAGATTAATTGCCTGTTGATGAAAACGTTAATACCAAACTTCGAAATCTTTTCAATCTTGTTCTTCATCTTGTCACGCTCAGCTTTTTCTAATTGGGCCAATTTTGAGGTAGAATCGACCTTGAATTTAGCGCCAAAAATTTTAACCTTATCTGTGTCTAAAGAGGTATTAGCAATCAAAATCTTGGCCTTTTCAATTTTCTTAGGTTGACTACTGCCAAATCTCTTTGGCAATATAAATCCTTCATCCAAGAAGGAGTCCGATAAGTTTCCACCAATGATTTTAATGACCTGAATATGCTCTAAATTCGTCGATCCCTTTAATCTTAAAATGGCATCTGCCGCCAATTTAGAAAAGTGCTCCTTATCTTGTGATAAAATCTTTGAAGAAAGCGTGGTCTTCGCAATGTGAACCAAATCTTCGTAGAATTTACTTTCATTGCTCGAGTTATCAATAGCAGTCTTCTCCAACGCCTTCAAAGACGCATCGCATGCAAGTCTGTAACCTTCTATAATAATCTGTGGATGAATTTTTTGATCAATCAATTTCTCTGCCTCTCGTAATAATTCAGCACCCAATACCGTGACACTAGTTGTTCCATCACCAACTTCGTCATCCTGGACCTTACTTAAATTCACCAAAACCTTAGCAGCTGGGTTATCCAAAGGAATTGACTTTAAAATAGTAGCTCCATCATTTGTAATCAATGATGAATCACTTGATGCACTTTGTAGTAGTTTATCCATACCCTTTGGGCCCAGTGTTGTTTTGACTAAATCACCGACTGCTATAGCGCCAACGAACGCAGACATACGAGCATTCTCTGCTCTTTCCTCCGTAACTTGATCACCAAAGACTTGAACACTCATTATACCAAATTTGACTACTTTCCAAGCTTGAAATAGATACAAATATTTGACTTGTTCTTCATATTTAATATGAATTTTATAACAACGTTTTTAAAGCTTTGGAATTTTTTTTGCCACCGGAAAAACATCTATAAACAAGACTGATCCAATAAGAAACAGACGCACAATATCGTTCTATCAACTGCTTTACATCTTTTATCAAGTAATTATTTCAGGAGTAACACAATTTGTCTTAGTAATTAGCTACATAGTCGTCATTATGCGTTTGTTTCTGGCCAAACTCCATTCATTAAATCTAAATATTGTATGCACGTGATAACTACCTGATAAACTCCTGATCTATCATAACATCGTCTTGATCCACTGCTCCAGCAACTCCTGTTGTGCTTACAACATTCTGCTGCCTAGCTTTCATAAGGACTTTATCGAACTTCTCTATATGTGGCTCGTTTATTCGAATCCCGTCCCTTAAAGAAAATGCCTGTCTACACATTGGGCAAAGTCCCTTTGAGGTAGACGTATTTAGCCATTGGTATATACAATGTACGTGGAAATTATGGTGACAACTCCCTACTATTAAAGGACACTTTTCTCCCGGTAGTTTACAATTTGGGCACGTTCCGTTGTAGCTTGCGCGACAAATACCGCATACATCttcatcctcttcatcttcatcattaAGACTATCGCGTTTTAGTTCTTTTGGCACATCCCAGTACCATGCAGCAACACACTGTATGTTATTAACTTGGATTTGCATTTGTGTTCGAAGCTTTTACTAGTACTAGCCGAGAACTTGTACTAGTAGACATATAATCCAACTCCACAAAACAAAGATAACGATATAAAATTCTACAAGTAAACGTCAGTTTAGAGACTGGAATAACCAATGCACAATCAGTAAAACAGATATCTGAATATGATCTAATAAAAAATAATTTGTTCTTCTCTCTTATAATATCTAAGTGTTTATTAAGTAGTTAGTAGGCGAACTTCAAACTTGCTATCGCTGCTTTCTTGTAATCGATCAAGTAATTTTCCTTCCTCATGAAGAGCAACGATTTCGTCGCTGCCGCCAAGGGAAACACCGTTCACGATTAAATTGGGAACAGTACGTCTTCCCGTCTGCTGTGCAATGTAACTTTGTAGTGCTGCGCCGTTTTCCAGTTTATCCAATTCTACCACTATATAGTGAGGAGTAAATGAGTACTTCTCATGCAATAGAGTTTTCAACCGTAGACTAAATTTACAATATGATTTAGAATATACTACCACGGGAGATCTCTTCATAAATTTCTCATACTCGGCGACCGGATCAAATTGTGTTTGCAGATTTTGATCCTTTTCGTCCTTTCTATCATCACTCGAGTTACTCGAGGGTGAAACTACGATACTAGCCGTTGACTCTAAATCATTGGTTGCTTCGCTAGTTTCGAATCCTTCAACTTGAGGTGGTCTCGGACGAGTACGTTCCTTCAAGGGAGATGGTAGGTCATAAGGAGTCGTGTTAAACGTTGATATAAGGGAAATAAAAGCTAGAAGTGAGAAAGTAGCAGCAAGTAATAACCGCAACTTCACTGGAGAAAGCATAGAATAGCGCCTTTTTATTTGGAACATTGTTAGGCTTTTGTATCTTGTGGgtgatgaggaagaagaagatgatgacATGGCGTTATATTGCGCGCGACAATGGACTATATGATGCTTTTTTGGTATGGTCGGCGAAGAATTACGTTACGTTCAAATGTCCTACATAATATTTGAATAAATCATTCTATATGCAACTTCTCCTAATGTGTCAAATGACTATCGCTTTCATCACAACATTATTTGGTTCTTCGAGTATTTCTATCTATTATCCTTATCTACTGCATTTGTGGCACTCTCGTGAGTCTCCTTCAAGAATCTCAAACGGTCTTTTACGTATTGACACATTTTTGTTCGTTCCTCCACCGAAAGATTCTTGTAATACTGGAACTCCACCATCTCTTGGCAGATATATTTGTTGAGGATATCGAATGCCTCTAGTTCCAAGTCGAAATTCTGTAATTTGTCCAATGAAGTGAAACTACGAATATGGTGGCCATTCTCTATCAAATCGTCACGCGCAGACAACACCCAAGGCTCAAACTTGGGGAAATTACAGTGTGCAAACATGAATGGAATATCGTCGCCCTTTCCATTGCCAAAGTATTGCTTATAAAGTTTTTCTAATGAGTAATCTGGGTCCAATGTAGCCGACTCAAGGTATTTTTCTTTCGCATGCGTTTGTGCTTTCATATAGCCTTTGTAGTCCTCACGGAAATCGTGCTGGAGTATAGCCACGCCACGGAAATTACTTGGATTACCGTCAATCCGGTAGCCCTCAACACCAGGAATGGATTTTACCTGGTAGTATTTCAGTTCGTAAAAGTTGGCACTAGCAATAAACGTCTCCTTGTCACCCTCCCCTGCGGCCTTCTGCGAAAACATTGGGTAGTACCATGTAGGCCCATTGACGTTATAATATAAAGACAACAAAACTGTTGGCAGATGGTAATATTTGTTTATCAATATTTGCCCAGATTCGGTTGAAACATCAGGAACTGTACCTTGGAGATCATGCAAAGGTACTTTGTCAAGATCACTCGATTCAGTGTATACAGATGGCGGTGTAAAATCATCCATGCAGTTACGAACTCTCTCA
This window contains:
- the CCT2 gene encoding chaperonin-containing T-complex subunit CCT2 (Syntenic homolog of Ashbya gossypii AER415W; Syntenic homolog of Saccharomyces cerevisiae YIL142W (CCT2)), whose translation is MSVQVFGDQVTEERAENARMSAFVGAIAVGDLVKTTLGPKGMDKLLQSASSDSSLITNDGATILKSIPLDNPAAKVLVNLSKVQDDEVGDGTTSVTVLGAELLREAEKLIDQKIHPQIIIEGYRLACDASLKALEKTAIDNSSNESKFYEDLVHIAKTTLSSKILSQDKEHFSKLAADAILRLKGSTNLEHIQVIKIIGGNLSDSFLDEGFILPKRFGSSQPKKIEKAKILIANTSLDTDKVKIFGAKFKVDSTSKLAQLEKAERDKMKNKIEKISKFGINVFINRQLIYDYPEQLFTEMGINSIEHADFEGVERLALVTGGEVVSTFENPENCKLGECNLIEEVMIGEETFTKFSGCKVSNACTVVLRGATSQVLDEAERSLHDALCVLSQTTKEPRTLLGGGCAEMIMSKAVDTVAQNVDGKKSLAVEAFARALRQLPTILADNAGFDSSELVSKLRSAVYNGMTTSGLDLDNGVIADMKELGIVESYKLKKAVVSSASEAAEVLLRVDNIIRAKPRTANRNQM
- the APC11 gene encoding anaphase promoting complex subunit 11 (Syntenic homolog of Ashbya gossypii AER016C; Syntenic homolog of Saccharomyces cerevisiae YDL008W (APC11)) translates to MQIQVNNIQCVAAWYWDVPKELKRDSLNDEDEEDEDVCGICRASYNGTCPNCKLPGEKCPLIVGSCHHNFHVHCIYQWLNTSTSKGLCPMCRQAFSLRDGIRINEPHIEKFDKVLMKARQQNVVSTTGVAGAVDQDDVMIDQEFIR
- a CDS encoding glutaredoxin (Syntenic homolog of Ashbya gossypii AER017C; Syntenic homolog of Saccharomyces cerevisiae YDL010W (GRX6) and YBR014C (GRX7)) → MSSSSSSSSPTRYKSLTMFQIKRRYSMLSPVKLRLLLAATFSLLAFISLISTFNTTPYDLPSPLKERTRPRPPQVEGFETSEATNDLESTASIVVSPSSNSSDDRKDEKDQNLQTQFDPVAEYEKFMKRSPVVVYSKSYCKFSLRLKTLLHEKYSFTPHYIVVELDKLENGAALQSYIAQQTGRRTVPNLIVNGVSLGGSDEIVALHEEGKLLDRLQESSDSKFEVRLLTT